Part of the Cohnella candidum genome, GGCGCTCGATTTGGGCGCGAACATGGACGCCAAGCCCGAGCATTTGCTGCAATACGCCCTCATGGGCAGTCTCTACCGGCAGAAGGCCCACGGCATGGCTCAGCCGCGCGTGGGGCTTCTGAACGTCGGCACGGAGGCCGCCAAAGGCAACGAGCTGACCAAAGAGGCGTTCGAGCTGTTCGAAAACGCGCCGATCCGCTTCGTAGGCAACGTGGAGGCGCGCGACGTTCTCGACGGGGTGTGCGACGTGCTCGTCTGCGACGGCTTCTCCGGCAACATCATGCTGAAGGCGATCGAAGGCGCGGCCGGCGCCATTTTCAAGGTGCTCCGCCAGGAACTGACTTCCACCTGGAAGTCCAAGCTCGCGGCGGCGATTTTGAAGCCCGGCTTCGGCCGCGTGCGGAAGAAAATGGACTATAACGAATACAACGGAGCTCCGCTTCTGGGCTTGAACGGTCTCGTCGTCAAGGGTCACGGATCCTCCGACTCGCGGGCGATGCTGACGGCGATCAAGCAGACGCGCACGGCTCTGTCCGGCGGGCTCATCGAGGCCATTAAAGGCGAATTCAGCGGAAAGTGAGAGAAACGGCATGGGCGACATTTCCGTCGGCATTCTCGGAACGGGCAAATACGTTCCGGAACGCAAGTTGACGAATCAAGATTTGGAACGAATGGTGGACACGAACGACAACTGGATCGTGACGATGACGGGCATTCGGGAGCGGAGGATCGCGGATGCCGCGCAGGCCTCTTCCGATCTGGCCTACGAGGCTTCCCTCCGGGCGCTTGCGTCGGCCGGCTTGACCGCCGAGGACATCGACCTGATCATCGTGGCGACGATTACGCCCGACATGTTTTTCCCGTCGACGGCGTGCCTGCTGCAGGACCGGCTGGGCGCCAAGCGGGCGGCTGCGTTCGACCTGTCCGCGGCGTGTTCGGGCTTCATTTACGGCTTGGCTACGGCAACGAGCTTCGTGAAAACGGGCATGTACCGCCGCATCCTCGTGGTCGGGGCGGAGACGCTGTCGCGGATCACGGATTACACGGACCGCAACACCTGCATCCTGTTCGGCGACGGCGCGGGAGCCGTGGTGGTCGGCGAAGTGCCGGAAGGACGGGGCTTCAAATCTTTCGAACTCGGCGCCGACGGCTCGGGCGGCGATCTGCTCCGCATTTGCGGCGGCGGCTCGCGCCTGCCTTCCACCGAGGAATCCGTCGCGTCCAAGAAGCATTTCCTTGAGATGAACGGGCGCGACGTTTTCAAATTCGCCGTGCGCGTCATGGGCACCGCCGCCGAAGAGGCGCTGGCCAAAGCCGGGCTCGCCAAAAGCGACATCGACCTGCTCATTCCGCACCAGGCGAACATCCGCATCATCCAATCCGCGCTGGAACGGCTGGAGCTGTCTGCCGACAAAGCGATGGTCAACATCGACCGCTACGGCAACATGTCGGCCGCTTCGATCCCGGTCGCGCTCGCCGAAGCGGTGGAAGAAGGCCGCGTGAAAGAGGGCGACGCGGTCGTTCTCGTCGGCTTCGGCGGCGGTCTTACGTGGGGCGCTTCGGTTCTCGTTTGGTAAATTCGGGTCTCATCGATATTTTTAGGAGGTAACGAGGTTGGGCAAAATCGCATTCGTATTCCCCGGCCAGGGCGCGCAGGCGGTCGGCATGGGCAAGGACGCTTATGAGCAGACGCCGGAAGCGAAAGATATTTTCGACCGCGCGGACGCTGCGCTCGGATACCCGCTGAGCCGGCTCGCGTTCGAAGGGCCGGAGGAGGAGCTCCGCCAGACGGCGAACACGCAGCCGGCCTTGCTGACGACCAGCGTAGCCCTGCTCGAGGTGTTCAAGGCGCAGGGCATGAAGCCGGATTTCGTTGCCGGCCACAGCCTTGGCGAATACAGCGCCCTCGTGGCGGCGGGCGTCATCGGCTTCGAAGACGCCGTTCGGCTCGTCCGGGCGCGCGGCCAATTCATGGAGCAGGCGGTCCCGGGCGGCCAAGGCGCGATGGCGGCCGTGCTGGGCGCGGACCGTGAGCCGCTCGAAGCGCTGTGCCGCGACGTGTCGGAGAAAGTCGGCCTCGTGGAGCTGGCCAACGTGAACTGCCCGGGGCAAATCGTCGTCTCGGGATCCGCCGAAGGCGTCGCCGCGGTCGGAGAGCGGGGCAAGGAAGCGGGCGCGAAACGCGTCATCCCGCTGGAGGTCAGCGGCCCGTTCCACTCCTCGCTCATGCAGCCTGCGGCCGACCGCCTGGCCGGCGAGCTGGCCGGCGTAACGTTCAAGGACGCCGAGGTTCCCGTCGTCGCGAACGTCAACGCGTCGCCGGTCACTTCCGGCGCCGAGCTGCGGGATTTGCTGGTGAAGCAGGTCGTTTCGCCCGTACTGTGGGAGGATACGGTACGCTTCCTGATCGGACAAGGCGTCGACACGTTCGTGGAAATCGGTTCCGGCACCGTGCTCGCGGGCTTGATCCGCAAGGTCGACAAGTCCGTGCAGGTCCTATCGGTGAACACCGCCGCTTCCGCATTGGGGCAAGCGTAACCGGTTTACACCCGGCTCAATCGGTTTATTAATCCAAGGAGGTCTTCACATGGCCATGTGGGATTTGACGGGCAAAACGGCTCTCGTAACGGGCGCGTCCAGAGGGATCGGCCGGGCCATCGCCGTCGCCCTCGCGGAAGCGGGAGCGGACGTCGCCGTGAACTACGCCGGCAGCGAAGCCGCCGCCGCCGAAACGGTGAAGGCGGTCGAAGCGCTCGGCCGCAAGGCGGTCATGATCAAGGCGAACGTGGGCAAAGCCGCGGAGTTCGACGCCATGGTCCAATCCGTGCTGGAAACGTTCGGCAAGCTGGACATTCTGGTGAATAACGCCGGCATTACCCGTGACAACCTAATCATGCGGATGAAGGAAGAAGAGTTCGACGAAGTCATCGAGACGAACCTGAAGGGCGTGTTCAACGGCATCAAAGCCGTGACGCGCTCCATGATGAAGCAGCGCTCCGGCCGCATCATCAACATTTCTTCCGTGGTGGGTTCGCTCGGCAACGCCGGCCAGGCCAACTACGTCGCCGCGAAAGCCGGCGTCATCGGCTTGACCAAATCCGCCGCCCGCGAGCTGGCGTCCCGCGGCATTACGGTCAACGCGGTCGCGCCCGGCTTCATCGGCACGGACATGACCGACAAGCTGCCCGCCGACATGAAGGAGAAACTGGAGAAAGAAATCCCGCTCGGACGGATCGGCCGGCCCGAGGAAATCGCCTCCGCGGTGCTGTATCTGGCCTCCGACGCTTCGTCCTACATGACCGGCCAGACGATCCACGTCGACGGCGGCATGTACATGTAAACGGTTATAGGTCAACCGGAACTTGCATCTTTCGACGTTTCCGTTTACGCTTACTTGTATGGCTTTTTGTCCATGATTCACGTATAATACGTTAAGGGAGGTGAACCGGATGTCCGATGTTTATGATCGCGTGAAACGCATCGTCGTCGAACGCCTGGGAGTGGAAGAGGCGGAAGTTACCGCCGAAGCATCCTTCAAAGACGACTTGGGCGCTGACTCTCTCGACGTGGTAGAACTCGTGATGGAGCTCGAAGACGAATTCGACTTGGAGATCTCCGACGAGGATGCAGAGAAGATCACAACGGTGGGAGAAGTCGTAAATTACATACAATCTCATTCGTAATGGTCGCCAAGGTCCCGTTCGTAAGACGGGACTTCTCCACATTCAAAGCGTCTTTTACCCTGAAGAGGTGAACTGGTTTTGGCACACCGCGTCGTTGTGACCGGGATGGGAGTCGTGACTTCCCTCGGCACGGATATCCCGAGCTTTTGGAATAACCTTCTCGAGGGCAAATCCGGCATCAGCCGGATCGAGGCATTCGATACGTCAGACTATACGACCAAAATCGCGGGGGAGATCAAGAACTGGACCCCCGAGGATTTCGGATTGGATAAGAAGATCTCGCGCAAAATGGACCGTTTCGTGCAATTCGGCGCGGCGGCCAGCTTGATGGCGCTCAAGGATTCCGGACTCGAGCTTGGCGTGAACGCGGATCCCGAGCGGGTCGGCGTTATCGTCGGCTCCGGCATCGGCGGTCTCGGCACTTGGGAAGACCAGCACACGATCTTGATGGAGAAAGGCCCGAAACGCGTAAGCCCTTTCTTCATTCCGATGATGATCGCCAACATGGCCAGCGGCCAGGTTTCGATGCTGACGGGTGCCAAAGGGCCGAACACGACGGCGGTGACCGCGTGCGCGACGGGTACCCACTCGATCGGCGATTCCTTCAAAATGATCCAGCGCGGCGACGCCGACGCCATGATCTGCGGCGGCGCGGAAGCGACCATCCGGCCGATCGGGCTGGCGGGCTTCTGCTCCATGCGGGCCATGAGCACGCGCAACGACGAACCGGAGAAAGCAAGCCGTCCGTTCGACGTGGACCGCGACGGTTTCGTCATGGGCGAAGGCTCGGGCGTTTTGATCCTCGAGTCGCTGGAGCATGCGCAGAAGCGCGGCGCGCACATCTACGCCGAAGTGATCGGCTACGGCATGAGCGGCGACGCTTACGACATGGTCGAACCGGATCCGGACGGAGCCGCCCGTTCCATGGCCCGTGCCATTAAGGATGCCGGCATCGCGCCGGATGAAATCGAGTATATCAACGCGCACGGAACGTCTACGCCGGTCGGCGACCTGTCGGAAACGACGGCGATCAAGAAGACGTTCGGCGAACACGCCTACAAGCTCGCCGTCAGCTCCACGAAGTCGATGACCGGGCACTTGCTCGGCGCGGCAGGCGGAATCGAAGCGGTGATCCTGGGACTTACGCTCCAGAACGGGGTCATTCCGCCGACGATCAACCTGGATCACCAGGATCCGGAGCTGGATCTCGATTACGTGCCGAACGAAGCCCGCCAAGCGGACGTCAAGACGGCGCTGTCGAACTCCTTCGGATTCGGCGGACACAACGCGACGATCGTCATGCGCAAATACGAAGCCTAATCGGCGCGGATTCTACGGCGACGCAGGCGGCCGGTGCCGCTTGCGTCGTTGTCGTTTCCGGAAAGATGAGGAAAGGCGGTGCGGCAAGCATGAAAGAACCTTTTCGCAAGCTTCAGGAACGGACGGGCATTTCGTTCCGCAATGCCGGCCTGCTGCGCCAGGCATTTACCCATACGTCTTACGTGAACGAGCAGCGGGGCGCCAGAACCTCCGACAATGAACGTTTGGAGTTTTTGGGGGACGCCGTTTTGCAATTGACGGTTTCGGAATATTTGTACCGCCGGTTTCCGGACAGGCCGGAAGGGGAACTGACCCGCTTGCGCGCGAGCATCGTTTGCGAGCCGTCGCTTGTCCGTTTTGCCGAAGCGCTCGAATTCGGGCAGGTCGTGCTCCTCGGCAAAGGGGAGGAGCTGACGGGAGGGAGAACGCGTCCCTCCCTGCTGGCGGACGCCTTCGAGGCGTTCGTCGGAGCTCTTTATTTGGATCAGGGTTTGGAAACGGTCCGGGATTTCCTGGAGCGGCACATGTTTCCCCATTTGCCCCGGGACGGCATGGCTCCGCTCAAGGATTACAAGACCGAGCTGCAGGAACGGGTGCAGCAGCTCGGCCAGGGACCGCTGGATTATAAAATCATCGAGGAGCGGGGACCCGCGCACGACCGGGAATTCGTCGCCGTCGTTCACGTCGGGCAGAAAGCGCTCGGCAAAGGCGCGGGCCGTTCCAAGAAGGAAGCGGAGCAGCAGGCGGCGTCCGAAGCGCTCCGCGCGCTGTCCGACGCATAGGCTCTTCCGAGAGATTCGACTATGGGGTGAATGAAGTCCATGTATTTGAAAAGAATCGAGCTTGCCGGCTTCAAATCGTTCGCGGACCGTACGGAACTGGAATTCACGCGCGGCATCACCGCCGTCGTCGGCCCGAACGGCAGCGGCAAGAGCAACATTTCCGACGGCATCCGCTGGGTGCTCGGCGAGCAAAGCGCCAAATCCTTGCGCGGCGGCAACATGCAGGACGTCATCTTTGCCGGCAGCGACACGCGGAAGGCGGTCGGCTTCGGGGAAGTGTCGCTGACGCTCGATAATACCGACAAGGCTTTGCCCCTCGATTTCAGCGAAGTGACCGTCACCCGCCGCGTCCATCGGAGCGGGGAGAGCGAATACCTTATCAACAAGCAGCCTTGCCGGTTAAAGGATATCACCGAACTGTTCATGGACACGGGGATCGGCAAGGAAGCTTATTCGATCATCGGACAGGGCCGGATCGAGGAGATCCTCAGTACCCGGTCGGAGGACCGCCGCGGCATTTTCGAGGAAGCGTCCGGCATCGTCAAATACAAAAGCCGCAAAAAGGAAGCGCAGAAGAAGCTGGAGGACACGGAGGGCAACCTTCTGCGGATCCACGACCTCGTCAGCGAGCTGGAGAGCCAAGTCGGCCCCTTGCGCCGGCAGGCGGAGAAAGCGGAGCAGTTCAAGGAACTGAAGGAACAGCTCAAAAACAAAGAGATCGCGCTGTACGTCCAGCAAATCGAGGGCGTGCACGCTTCGTGGAAAGATTTGAACGAACGGCTGGCCTCCCTCCGCGAGGAAGAGACGCTGCTCGGCACCTTCGTCAGTTCGCATGACGCGATGCTCGAGGAAGACCGCCAGACGCTGCTCAAGCTGGAGGAGGAGCTCGCGAGGCTGCAGGACGAGCTGCTTCGCTGCAGTGAGGAAACCGAGAAATCGGAAGGCTTCGGCGAGGTGCTGAACGAACGGCGGACCAACCTGGAACGCAACCGCGAAGGTTTGCTGGAGTCGATCGCTTCCGCGGAGCAGCGGCTCGCCCAGGCTTCCGAGGAAGCGGAGACGCTGAAAGCGAAACGCGCCCAGGCCGAAGCCGAGCGGGCGGAACGCGCGGCCTTCCTGTCGTCCGAGGAAGAGAAGCTGGCTTTGGCGGACGGAAGCGAAGAAGCCGAGAACAAGCTCAAGGCCGAGCTGTTCGAGGTCATGAACGCGATGGCGCAAGCTCGCAACGAAATCCGCTATGGTGAAGGCCAGCGCGAAATGCTGGAGCGCCGCATGGCCAGAATCGCCGAAGAAGAGGCGAAATGGAGCCAGCAGCGGGAGGAGCTTGAAGCCCGCCGCGCCGGCGCCGAGGAACGTTTGGCGGCCGCCGCCCAGGCGCTGGTCGAAGTGCGCGACCGGTTCGTGTCCGAAGGCGCCAAGTCCGGCGAATTGCAGCGTAAAGTGGAAGAAGCGCAGGCGAATTCCCGCCGCTGGGAGCAGAAACGGGAAGCGCTGGTGTCCCGGCGCGATACGATTAAGGAATTGCAGAACGATTACGACGGGTTCCAGCACGGCGTCCGCGAAGTGCTTCGGGCGTCCAAACGCGGGCAACTGCACGGCGTGCACGGCGCCGTCGCGGAGCTGGTCAGCGTGCCGGCCCACCTGGAGACGGCGATCGAGACCGCGCTGGGCGGCGCTTTGCAGAACATCGTCATGGAGGACGAGAAGTCGTCCCGTACGGCCATCGCTTACCTGAAGCAGCGGCAGTCCGGGCGCGCGACGTTCCTGCCGCTCGACGTCATCCGCCCCCGCTATTTGAACGACGGCGACCGGCGGCAGCTGGAGCAAGCCGAGGGCTTTATCGGCATCGCTGCCGAGCTCGTCGGCACCGAGAAGAGATATGAAGGCATCGTCGGGAACCTGCTCGGCAACGTGCTGATTTCGGAGACGCTCGAGCAGGCGAACCGCATCGCTTCCCGCATGCAGTACCGTTACCGCGTCGTCACGAAGGACGGCGACGTCGTCAACCCCGGCGGCTCGATGACCGGGGGCAGCCTGCAGAAGAAATCCGCAAGTCTGCTGGGCCGCCAGCGTCAACTGGAAGAGTTGGAAAAGGAAATTTCGGAGGCGGAGTCGGCGCGCGAACGCGCGAAGGCGGAAGTCGACGATCTGAAGAAAGAACTCGCCCTGACCGCGCAGAATATCGAACAGCTGCGCGAGGCTGGCGAGCGGGAGCGGCTGAGCGAGCAGCAAGCGTTCGCCGATCGCCAGCGGCTGCTGGACGAGCAGAACCAGCTCGAGGAGCAGCGCGCCGCGCTTGACGGCGAGAAGGCGGATTTCCAAGCGGAAGCCGGCGGGCTGGCGACGGAACGGGGCGAAGCGGAAGCCCGTCTGGCCGCGCTCACCGAAGAGGAACGCGGAATCCAGGAGCGGATCCGCGAAGCGGAGGAGCTTCGCCGCCGCACGTTGTCCGAGAGGGAAGAGCTGCAGTCCGGGCTGACCGAGCTCAAGATTCGGATCGCGCGGTTGGAGCAGGACATGGCCGCGATGGACGAACAAGGGTCGCGGGTCCGCGCCGAGCTGTCCCGTTTGGCCGCCGACCGCAAAGTGCTGGCGGAAGCGCTCGAGCAGAACGCGGCCGAATCGGCGCGGACGGCCGAGGAAACGACGGCGCAGCGGGAACGGCTTAATGAGCTGCGGATTCAGCGGAAACAATTGACCGAAACGATCGAGTTCAAACGCGCCGACCGGGCCGAGCGGCTCAAGGCGCTCGAGATCAAGGAAGGAGAGACGAAGGAGCAGCGCACGAAGCTGAAAAGCGTCGAAGAAGCGCTGCGCCAATCCGAAATCGCCGAAGGCCGGCTCGACGTGGAGCTCGAAAACTTGCTCCGCAAGCTGAGCGAGGAATACGAAATCGGGTTCGAGCTGGCGAAGCAGCGTTATCCGGTGCCGGAGGACCCCGCCCAAGCCCAGAATGAAGTCCGCGAGCTCAAACGGAAGATCACGATGCTTGGCGACGTCAACCTGGGCGCGATCGAGGAATACGCCCGCGTGAGCGAACGTTTCGAATTCCTGTCCGGGCAGAAGAACGATTTGATCGAAGCGAAGACGAAGCTGCACGGGATCATCCGCGAGATGGACGAGGAGATGTCCAAACGTTTCCTCACGACCTTCGCCGAGATCCGCAAGCATTTCGTCGTCGTGTTCTCGCGCTTGTTCGGCGGCGGCAGGGCCGACCTGGTCCTGACCGAGCCGGACAGCCCGCTCGATAGCGGCATCGACATCGTCGCGCAGCCGCCGGGCAAAAAACTGCAAAACCTGCAGCTCATGTCCGGCGGAGAACGGGCGCTGACGGCGCTCGCGCTGTTGTTCGCGATCCTGAACGTGAAGCCCGTTCCGTTCTGCGTGCTCGACGAGGTCGAAGCCGCGCTCGACGAAGCGAACGTGGCCCGTTACGCGCAGTACATGCGGGAGTTTTCGGAAACGACGCAATTCATCGTCGTCACCCATCGCAAAGGCACGATGGAAGAGGCGGACATGCTGTACGGCGTCACCATGGAGGAAGGCGGCGTGTCCAAACTCGTCTCCGTCCGCCTGGAAGAGACGGACGATCTCATGACCGCCACGGCTTAATCGGTTTGGAGGTACTGGAATGAGCTTTTTCAAAAGATTGAGGGAAAGCATCGCATCCAAGACGGAGGCGGTGACAAGCAAGTTTAAGGAAGGTTTGGCCAAAACCCGCTCCGTGCTGACGGACCGCGTGGCCGAGCTGTTCACGCGCAGGCAGAAAATCGACGAAGCTTTCTTCGAAGAGCTCGAAGAAATTCTGATCGGCGCCGACGTAGGCGTGAATACCGTCATGGAATTGATCGACGATCTGCGCACCGAAGTAAAGAAACGCAAAATTGACCAGCCTTCCGAACTGCAGCCGATCTTGTCGGAGAAGCTGATGGATATGTTGCGCGGGACGGGAGAAGAAACCGGCATCCGGATGAATCCGGACGGCATCACGGTCATCCTGTTCGTGGGCGTGAACGGCGTCGGCAAAACGACGACGATCGGAAAACTGGCTTGGAGGTTCAAGCAACAGGGCAAGTCGGTTCTGCTGGCGGCTGGCGACACGTTCCGCGCGGGCGCGATCGAGCAGCTGGAGGTATGGGGCCAGCGCGTCGGGGTGGACGTGATCAAGCAGGAAGCGGGCTCCGACCCAGCTGCCGTTATGTACGACGCGGTGCAGGAAGCCAAGCGTCGGAACGTCGACGTGCTCATCTGCGACACGGCGGGCCGGCTGCAGAATAAGGTCAACCTGATGGAGGAGCTCGCGAAGATCCATCGCGTCATCCAGCGGGAAATTCCCGGGGCGCCCCACGAGACGCTGCTCGTGCTGGACGCCGCGACGGGCCAGAACGCCCTGCAGCAAGCGAAGCTGTTCGGGGAGAAAAGCGGCGTGACGGGGCTCGTGCTGACGAAGCTGGACGGCACGGCCAAAGGCGGCATCGTCATCGCGATCCGGCACGAGATGTCGCTGCCCGTCAAGTTCGTCGGGCTCGGCGAGAAAATGGACGACCTGCAGGAATTCGACGCCGAGCAGTTCGTGCATGCGTTGTTCGCCGGCTTGGCCGGCGCGATTGAGGAAAACGAAGAAAATTAAAGAAAAACGGCCGTATGTTTCCGGTGTAAACGGAAACATGCGGTTTTTTTTGCGCGATTATGGTGTAATCATTTCTTGACTCGGGAGAGGCCGGACGATAATATACTTCGTATGCGAAATATTCGGGTGCGAAGGATGGGAGGAAATGGATGAACAAAATCCGATCATCCGAATAACGAATTCACTGCGGGAACTGAACCAGACCTATTTCCAGACGACGCGCAAGGAAGCGGAAGCTTGCGGCATCACCCAGATTCAGTATCTGATGCTCCGTTTGCTGAAGCAGTATCCCAAGATCGGGCTGAACGAGCTTTCCGAGTTGATGCACACGGGAGCCAGCACGGCCAGCGGGGTCGTAGACCGCCTTGTCCAGGCCGGTTTGATCGAACGCGACAGATTGGAAACGGACCGCCGCGCCGTCGTGCTCAAGCTGAGTCCCGAAGGGGAACGGCTGGTAGAGGTGACGAGCGAACGGGTGCTGAAACGGTTGTCGCCGCTGCTTTCGTTGTCGGAAGAGGATATCGGACATCTGCTGCGGATTCACGCGCAAATCGTACACATTTTGCAAAAAGCCAGAGAGGATTCGTGAACATGGAAGCTGTACAAAATCAAATCAGAAGGGCGCCGATCGTGGCGTCTTTGCTTATCGCGGCATTCGTGGCGATTTTGAGCCAAACGCTGCTCAACGTCGCGCTGCCGAAAATGATGGTCTCCCTCGGAGTATCCGAAACGACCATCCAATGGTTGATTACGGGCTACATGCTCGTGAACGGGATCCTGGTCCCGATCAGCGCGTACTTAATCGAAAAATTCACTACCCGCCACTTGTTCATCGCGGCAACCGGATTGTTTACCGCAGGCACGATCATATGCGCGGTTGCTCCGGGCTTTGAAGTGCTGCTGGTAGGCCGTCTGATTCAGGCAGCGGGCGCGGGCATCTTAATGCCGCTCATGTCGATCGTGTTCCTGACGATTTTTCCGATCGAACAGCGCGGCAAAGCGATGGGGATGATGGGTCTCGCCATGATTTTCGCTCCGGCCGTCGGTCCGACGCTGTCGGGCTGGGTCGTGGAGCATCATTCCTGGCGCGTGTTGTTCTACATCGTGCTGCCGCTCACGCTGTTCGGCCTGATTTACGGTTCGTTCGCCATGAAGAACGTCACCCGCAATTCGTCGCCTAAGCTGGACTATCTCGGCGTCGTTTTCTCCACGCTCGGTTTCGGCGGGCTGCTGTACGGATTCAGCGATGCCTCCAATCCGGACGAAGGCTGGGGTAGCTCTCGCGTCATCGCTTCCATGATCGTCGGCGTCGTCTTCCTGATCCTCTTCGTATGGCGTGAGTTGAAAGCGAAGAAGCCGATCCTGGAGCTTCGCGTGTTCAAGTATGACATGTACTCGCTCACCACCATCATCAACATGATCATCACGATGGCCATGTTTTCCGGCATGATCCTTCTTCCGATCTTCCTGCAGAACATCCTGGGCTTCTCGCCGCTGAAATCCGGACTTCTGCTGCTCCCCGGAGCGCTGCTCATGGGCGTCATGTCCCCGATCGCAGGGGCGCTGTTCGACAAAATCGGCGCGCGCTGGCTGGCCGTATTCGGCCTCGCGGTTACCGTCTTCACGACGTTCGAGCTCAGCAAACTGACGACGGATACGACGTACGGACATATGCTCTTGCTGTATACGCTCCGGATGTTCGGCATGTCCTTCCTGATGATGCCGATCCAGACGGCCGGCATGAACCAACTGCCGCAGCGCCTCAACGCGCACGGATCGGCGATGTCCCAGACGCTGCGGAACGTCGCGGGCGCACTGGGCACCGCGTTCCTCGTCACCGTCTTCTCGAACAAGGCGGCGAGCTATGGCAAGCAATTGATTCTCGAAGCGAAAATCAATCCGCAAGACGCCGCCAATGCCGCGAAGGTGAAAGAAATCACCGCGGTCGCGACGGTTCACGGCATCAATTTCGCGTTCCTCGTCGCCACTTGGATGACGGTCGCCTCCCTCGTGCTGGCGTTCTTCATCCGGCGCACGAAACCGCATGTCGAGGCGGTTACCGTCAAAGAAGGCCATGTGGCCGAATCTGTTGCGAAATAAACGGCATTGCCGACGGATGGTCCTTGCGGCCGTCCGTTTTTTTATGTACTTCCTGCTGTTAAGTACTTTCCCTTGACATCCGTCCGCGTTTCCCGTAACATGAGGTAGTGCATGTGACTGTAAAGTGTTTTTCCTTAACAGGGGGGACCTTTGATGCAGGGAGAGAACAGTCTCGAGAAGACGAACCGAATCAACGTCCTGTTCGACTTCTACGGCCCTCTTCTGACGGAGAAGCAGCAGACGTTCCTCAAATGTTATTTTCACGACGACTTTTCCCTCGGCGAAATCGCCGCGGAATTCGAAATCAGCCGCCAGGCTGTATACGAGCACTTGAAACGCGCAGAGCAAATGCTGGAGAATTACGAAGAGAAGCTCGGCCTCGCTTATCGGCATGAGAAGCTGCAGGAGGGACTCGACCAACTGGAGCACGAAATCGGCCGATTGCCGTCAAGCCAGCAGCGGCCGTTACTTGAAGCGGCCGCTCGATTGCGCGATTGACACGAATGCGATGATTGAAACGATTGAAACGATTGGATTGAAACCTTTCTTCGGATAAGGAGGGATCAGGCATGGCGTTCGAAGGATTGACATCCCGGCTGCAGAACGTGTTCGGCAAGCTGAGAGGCCGGGGCAAGCTGACCGAGGACGACGTTAACGAAGCGATGCGCGAAGTCCGGCTGGCTTTGCTGGAAGCCGACGTCAACTTCAAGGTCGTCAAAGATTTCATCGCCAAGGTGAAAGAGAAGGCCGTCGGGCAGGAAGTGCTTAAAAGCTTCACGCCCGCGATGGTCGTCATCGATATCGTTAACAAGGAATTGACCGAGCTGATGGGCGGCACCCAATCGAAGCTCGCGAAATCGAACAAGCCTCCGACGGTCGTGCTGATGGCCGGCCTTCAAGGCGCGGGTAAGACGACGCTGACCGGCAAGCTGGCGAACCTGCTGAAATCCCAGAACCACAAACCTTTGCTCGTCGCCGGCGACATTTACCGTCCCGCGGCGATCAAGCAGCTCGAGGTGCTGGGCGGGCAGATCGGCGTACCGGTGTTCACGCTGGGCGACCAGGTGAGTCCGGTCGAGATCGCCAAGCAGGGCGTACAGAAGGCGAAGGACGAAGGCCTCGATTATGTCCTTATCGATACCGCCGGCCGCTTGCAGATCGACGAAGCGCTGATGGAAGAGATCAAGAATATCCACGACGCGGTCGACCCGGACGAAGTGCTGCTCGTGGTCGACGCCATGACCGGCCAGGAAGCGGTCAACGTCGCGCAGAGCTTTCACGA contains:
- the acpP gene encoding acyl carrier protein; this encodes MSDVYDRVKRIVVERLGVEEAEVTAEASFKDDLGADSLDVVELVMELEDEFDLEISDEDAEKITTVGEVVNYIQSHS
- a CDS encoding beta-ketoacyl-ACP synthase III, with protein sequence MGDISVGILGTGKYVPERKLTNQDLERMVDTNDNWIVTMTGIRERRIADAAQASSDLAYEASLRALASAGLTAEDIDLIIVATITPDMFFPSTACLLQDRLGAKRAAAFDLSAACSGFIYGLATATSFVKTGMYRRILVVGAETLSRITDYTDRNTCILFGDGAGAVVVGEVPEGRGFKSFELGADGSGGDLLRICGGGSRLPSTEESVASKKHFLEMNGRDVFKFAVRVMGTAAEEALAKAGLAKSDIDLLIPHQANIRIIQSALERLELSADKAMVNIDRYGNMSAASIPVALAEAVEEGRVKEGDAVVLVGFGGGLTWGASVLVW
- the fabF gene encoding beta-ketoacyl-ACP synthase II — protein: MAHRVVVTGMGVVTSLGTDIPSFWNNLLEGKSGISRIEAFDTSDYTTKIAGEIKNWTPEDFGLDKKISRKMDRFVQFGAAASLMALKDSGLELGVNADPERVGVIVGSGIGGLGTWEDQHTILMEKGPKRVSPFFIPMMIANMASGQVSMLTGAKGPNTTAVTACATGTHSIGDSFKMIQRGDADAMICGGAEATIRPIGLAGFCSMRAMSTRNDEPEKASRPFDVDRDGFVMGEGSGVLILESLEHAQKRGAHIYAEVIGYGMSGDAYDMVEPDPDGAARSMARAIKDAGIAPDEIEYINAHGTSTPVGDLSETTAIKKTFGEHAYKLAVSSTKSMTGHLLGAAGGIEAVILGLTLQNGVIPPTINLDHQDPELDLDYVPNEARQADVKTALSNSFGFGGHNATIVMRKYEA
- the fabD gene encoding ACP S-malonyltransferase, whose amino-acid sequence is MGKIAFVFPGQGAQAVGMGKDAYEQTPEAKDIFDRADAALGYPLSRLAFEGPEEELRQTANTQPALLTTSVALLEVFKAQGMKPDFVAGHSLGEYSALVAAGVIGFEDAVRLVRARGQFMEQAVPGGQGAMAAVLGADREPLEALCRDVSEKVGLVELANVNCPGQIVVSGSAEGVAAVGERGKEAGAKRVIPLEVSGPFHSSLMQPAADRLAGELAGVTFKDAEVPVVANVNASPVTSGAELRDLLVKQVVSPVLWEDTVRFLIGQGVDTFVEIGSGTVLAGLIRKVDKSVQVLSVNTAASALGQA
- the plsX gene encoding phosphate acyltransferase PlsX, whose protein sequence is MKIAIDAMGGDHAPKAQIEAALQAAAQWPDTEFILVGRPEALQPHFVGGLPKNVTVAKAAEVIEADDEPVRAVRRKTGSSMVVAGRMVKEGAADAMISAGNTGALMATGLLVVGRMPGIERPGLAPMLPTLDDVGVLALDLGANMDAKPEHLLQYALMGSLYRQKAHGMAQPRVGLLNVGTEAAKGNELTKEAFELFENAPIRFVGNVEARDVLDGVCDVLVCDGFSGNIMLKAIEGAAGAIFKVLRQELTSTWKSKLAAAILKPGFGRVRKKMDYNEYNGAPLLGLNGLVVKGHGSSDSRAMLTAIKQTRTALSGGLIEAIKGEFSGK
- the rnc gene encoding ribonuclease III, which encodes MKEPFRKLQERTGISFRNAGLLRQAFTHTSYVNEQRGARTSDNERLEFLGDAVLQLTVSEYLYRRFPDRPEGELTRLRASIVCEPSLVRFAEALEFGQVVLLGKGEELTGGRTRPSLLADAFEAFVGALYLDQGLETVRDFLERHMFPHLPRDGMAPLKDYKTELQERVQQLGQGPLDYKIIEERGPAHDREFVAVVHVGQKALGKGAGRSKKEAEQQAASEALRALSDA
- the fabG gene encoding 3-oxoacyl-[acyl-carrier-protein] reductase; this encodes MWDLTGKTALVTGASRGIGRAIAVALAEAGADVAVNYAGSEAAAAETVKAVEALGRKAVMIKANVGKAAEFDAMVQSVLETFGKLDILVNNAGITRDNLIMRMKEEEFDEVIETNLKGVFNGIKAVTRSMMKQRSGRIINISSVVGSLGNAGQANYVAAKAGVIGLTKSAARELASRGITVNAVAPGFIGTDMTDKLPADMKEKLEKEIPLGRIGRPEEIASAVLYLASDASSYMTGQTIHVDGGMYM